CTAAAGTTATGAAAATCTATATGTTAtagtttagttgttgttattgggTTTTAGTTTGAGATTGATATTGATAGTAAGATTCTATTTTTTGCGATTCTTGTTGCATCTCTCATCTTGTTCTACcgagttgagtttattatatttaatgtcAATTGGTTGTTTCATTAACCCCTCTTTGAACATATAacctattatattaattttagaaataatcatattaaaaattatgttgTATTTGAAACTTATCTTACACTGATAAATGATTTTCTAGCATTCAGCAACTCATCATTGATCTCATGTTCTTTTATCGTTAAAACCTCTTCAATACTTCTAGTTTGTGTTCAACTTTCATccatatttgttcattttttaaaGCGTCAAATTTTATGATTTGAAGAACCAAGACCGGCCCAAATAAATTGGAGGCCCGGTTCTAATCTTTAAAAttagacaaaaaaaaatttaaaacaatcataaatttttttcctttcattcattttcttagGTGTGTGAAAAGAAGAGTAAAAAATAGTGGATTATACTTTTAAATAAAAGGTACAAACAATAGAGAAGAATGTTTCATTCGAAAAAAATATAGCATAGTTACAATTCAAAATTTGTTTTAATATGGGATAGATATTCGGTTTTACAATATATACAActctcaaaaaattaaaatatctagTGTAATTATAATGCATATACAATTTAGATTCATTTTACATTCGTATTTAATAATTGATatgttttgattaaaaaaatatttagataaaaaaaatttggtattaaaaaaataaaagatagttactttttattttaataggattattttttgaaaattttaatagtaTTACATTACTTCCTTACTTAACTAGTAATTTTAACATATACTGTTAAATTAaagtttataattttatatattattgtttttttggTATGATAAGAAGGGCCTAAGTCCAAAATATTAttgttaaaatctaattaaaccatctttatttttcaatttatagattttttattatttatttattatattttttgaccaatattatttatttatttatttgtaaattaataaataagtctatagtttttgattaaaataatagATTTATTTCTTCGGCACATTTTATTGTCTACTATATATATTTAAACTTATCAAATATTTGAAGACTTTCATTATTTTGCTATTGAAACATAATTGTTTTCaaataagaaataataaaatataatatttggaAAGAATAAGctactataaaataaaaaatctatagCTTAACGGTTGAACATTAACTTGTGCAGTTTATGTGGGGCTACATTTAAATTACAAAGCTACTGTTTGTTTTGGTAAAATTTAGAGGCCCTTTCATTTCTGGGGCCCTGTGCAACAACCCTTGTTGCACCTCCTTTGGGTCGGGCCTGTGAAGAACGAATTAGTAGAAAAGGAAGTGTTGAATAAAGAACTTGAACCATTGAAGAGATTTTAACTATTAATGAGCGTGAGATGAATGATGAGTTACAGGATGCTCAAAAATCATTAAGTTGTTCTTCAAATATAACACAatttttcatataattattttcctGACCAATTTTGAGAAGTTATATATTTAGTTAGGGTTTAGTAAAATACTCAATCCATATTAGATTTAATAAATTCAATCGTGTTTTACCCGTCAGTTGAATGTAAAAACTGAGGTGAAAGGTGTTATACTCGTTAGGGGAATGTTAAAACCAAGAGAAAATATGTTTTCGccatttaaaaattccaaaaaggaTCTCCCTAAGGATCAAACCCATGATCTTTACACATTACATGTGGGTTGTGTTAAAACCGAGAGGTAAAGAGGCAAACTTTCCATGACGCCCTTTGTTACCTCTCATGAGAAACAAAAGTAAGACTTATTCTTCAACCGGGGTAAATTGTGTTTTTTCGTTATAGTGCATGCTTGATGAGACTCTAAGTTGACCCTGTATGATGGGACTCCAAGTAGAGTCCCTCAAGCTATACTTTAGACGAGCCTGTCTGATGAGATTTTAAGTCCCTCTagcgagactttaagttgagaaagAAGCTAAGGATTGGTGGAGCAACACTGTTCAGAGCTTTGATGAGGAAGGAATTAAGGTTACTATGGCTCTTTTCCGTGATGCTTTTCTGgagaactattttccagaagatgtgcatgGAAAGAAATATGTGGAATTTCTTGAGCTGAAGCAGGGTAATGGAACTGTAGCGGAATATGCTACAAGATTCCAAGAGTTGGCccactactagaaatttggcctacggccacgctaaaattgtccacagctcagaaactgtggccacatatatgatttggccatggtTATCAAAGCGTAGACGTATGTTATAGAATATTGAATTCGGAGTATGAAACTGTGGCCTTTACTTCAATTGCCACGGTTATAGAACTGCGGATATTTTAAGCCGCAAAGAAAAACCGCGACCTTATAATTTTGACTAAAAATGGTGGCTCAAATTCAAAAATTTAGTGCCCGCCATGTTTTCCCTCTATTCTTTTCGCTTCCCTCTTTctcttgttttatatttatttttttttaagataagattaaaaagaaaaaaaactaaaacaaataaacataaaaggggattagggttatgTGACCTTTAGATTCTTCTCTTCTCCCTCTCACGGTCGTGAAGCAGCAACGGCGCCGGGGAAAGCCTTTCTCCTCCAACGAAACCGACATTATCGCACAGCCACCGTGAACATACGAATTATCACCTCTCATCTCGACTCTCTTCTATCTCTGGTCTCCACGCGTtctcaatctctctctctctctcttctcaaatCCCAGGTTCTCTCTCGGTTCTCTCCGATGAATTGAAATCACGcctcaacaagaacagaacaCGCTAAAAAAGAAGGTCACCACTCAGGTACGTCTTCGACTTTTACGCTTCGTTTTCTCCATATCAAATTTTCTCCTCTTTTACTTCTGTGTTTTTCGTCTTTGTTCCAGTTGTTGATATGTGGATGGAGTTGATGCGGGTTGAAGGTTCCTTCTGAGTTTGTGAAGACTTGAAGGATCgatcgaagaagatgaagaggggATGCCGTTTTCTTTGAAGGTTTCGTTGAGTTCTTTGATTCTGCAATGAGTATAACATTGCCTCTTCCTGATATCTATATCAATTGCATTTCATTGAGTTCTTTGATTGTGGTAAACCTTTGGGATGTTTTTTGGTTGATTAATTATGTGTTTTCGATCTATCCAACAGGTCTGAGATTGATCATTTGACAGCCTTATGCAGTCAAGGACTGTAGATGCACCTATTAGGGGAGAAGAGGGAGATACTTCAAAGCACTGTTGATCTTGTTCAAAATAACTTGAACTTAGAGGTTATTTCTATTATGTATATGAAATGAATAATTTGATTTGACTGGTTGTTGTATTAGCTCTTAATTATTGTACTGACTTATAGGTGATCTATGGGGATACTGATTCAATAATGATTTACAGTGGGCTAGATGATATTGCAAAAGCAACTTCAATAGCTAAGAAAGTTATTCAAGAGGTAAAGTTTGACTATTACTATTAACTATGCGAAGATCCTTTGAAACCTGTATGATGAACTCATGATGGGGTTGATGTTTATGTCACCTTTCTGCTTATCTTTTGCAACATGGTATTTTAGAAAAAATTTCCAGCCTTGTTATCCCTCCCGTGATATGAAAGTGATTTTTTATATACTTCAAATTTGAAAGGGCATTTGCTCTCTGCAGCTAGATCTTCTATGGTGTCAGTCTGGCTCAGGCCAGCTGTGGTGGTTGAATGTGAAGTTATTGGTGATTCCACCAATAATTATCCGAGCAGAGTTTAAAAAATGGGCATTGAACTGCTACAATATAATGTTGTGTTTCAATTTCTTTAAACATAAAAAGTTTCTACCTGAATACAACCTGTTTCAATTTCTTTAAACATAAAAAGTTTTtttgtaaaatttctttactGCTTGATTATAGGCTCTGGTCAATGTCTGTGGTGCCGTAGTCTGCAAGGAAGAATGCGGTCCATTTGTATCTGTGACTCTTGTGAGGCAGGGTGCTAAACATAATGAAGTGAGAAAGACAATTAGCTTGACCTCTGAGAGTAGTGAACTTCTGTTTTCTGATGTTATTCCTGGAAAATACAGGCTTGAGGTTTGCCTTCTTTTGCATATTCCCATTTTGTTTGTGGTTTAGCTGAGTGGAATTTCTTTAGTTTTATGTTTTGATGCTTGAATACTTTCCTCTCAAATATTTACTGCTTTTTGTTCAGTATTAGTCGTTTGCTCGGATGTTCTAATTCATTTTAGTTTTTAACTGTTCTATAATATTTCTTTTAGGTGAAACATAGTTCCCCTGAATCAGTGGCCAAGGAAGATAATTGGTGCTGGGAGAAGAGCTTCATAGATGTAAATATTGGAGCTGAGGACTTGGAAGGAATTGTTTTTGTTCAAAAAGGTTACTGGGTCAATGTGATCTCCACTCATGAAGTTAGGGGGGTTACATAACTCAACCTGATGGATCAACTGTGAATTTAAAGATTCAGGTATTTGTTCATTAGTCTGTTTAACTATGTTAGGAAATTGCAATTTAAAGATCAAATATCTATCTTTGAATATTCTCTTTGGGCCAATCCAGGAGAAAAGCTTACCTTTGTTCCTCGGGGCATTTAAGTGATCTTATACTAACTGTCTTAACTCTTATACTTGTAccattttgaatttatatttacAAGGCTTTTGTGGAGAGAGCTAGGATCAAGAAACGAAAAATCACTTATTAGTAGTCACTACCTGTTTACATGATTGTCAATTTATCCCACAAGGATAGACTGTGCACAGACTGTAATAATTAACTATAGTATGTATAGGGCATTTATACCATCTCATTCTAATTGTTCTAATTCCATTCCAACTCTTTTAAGTGCCTCATTTGTaccattttaaatttttagttacaTTTTCCAAATCTAATTTCTGTTTAATCCAGTCACTGAACTCAATAATGTATTTATGTTTGCAATTTTCCTTCAAGGCTGAAtgtttaaataacatttttttgtCCCTATGTTGCCTATAGTAATGAAATATAAGTGTATTATTCATATACTGCACAGAGTTTGTGATTCTGGGAGGTTTCTATAAGGAACTATCTTATAGAATGTGATAAACTAAacttaaaaataagaaatattattAAGAGGATTAAGAAAAAAATGAGAATTTATTCTTAAGATGAtacataagaaaagaaaaaaatagaatgcTTCTTAGTTTCCTTTACTACTACATATTGATcttctcatattaagctcttttcAAAACTATACTCAAACTACACCTTCCTTACTACTTTAAATAAATTGAAAGAGAATCAATAACTGTGTTtgtttgttcatttattttccaAATAGGGTCTTGAAGTTTTTAGGAAGAAGCATGTATTGGTGTTCATTTCGAGTCTTGATAGCATTGAAGATGAGATTTCACTTTTGAATTCAATCTATGAAAGATTGCAAGAAAACTCAAAAGAATCAATAAAAGGTTTCAAGAAAGAAGACTTCAAGATTTTGTGGATCCCCATTAAATGTATGTGTTAGGAGGTTCATGATTCTATCCTTGCTGCAGATCCACCCTCATGCTTCAAAACAAGTCTTGGATGAACTTTCTGAAAACCTTCAAATTCCTATTGTGGTTCAACCACCACAAATGCAGAGCTGCAGGTGATTAATAGAGTTTTCAAACAAGTCTTGGATGAACTTTTTGAAAACCTTGAAATATTGTCATATTGTGTTTGCTTCTTTAAAGGTGTTGTTCAAAGTCCATAAGTTTTTCCTCATGTTTATTTATAGCTAAAAGTTCAGCCATAAGTTTTTTGTGGTCTTGTTTAGATTTCATTAAATTTTCTATATACTTTTTTATAAGCATTTTTATAAGTTCATGTTCAGCCATAAGTTCTTGTGTGATCTTGTGTGGTCTTGTTCAGCCATAAGTTCATGTTCTATATGCTTTTTTATAAGCATTTTCTTCTACATGCTTTAAAACATGTCAGACTAAAATATATTTCATATGTACTAGTAACATTCTCCCCCGCCTATTAGTTACCCAAGTGTTCCTTTGTGCAAATGGGGTTTCATATGGATTTGTTTCAACATTTGAAAACTCTTGATCAACTCTTGTTTCAACTCTTGATCAACATTTGAAAACCACCTTGGTTTCTAAAATACATATAAAAAACATAAGCTTATAAATGAGCCTCTAAAGTTGTAATATGCTGAATGATGTTTGGAATGATGTTTATTGCAGATTGGAGACGAAGAAGATTGTGATGAAGATATGGAAGAAGCTTATGATCATGAAGATGTGAAAGAAGGTTGTCctgaagatgtggaagaagaaCAAGGAGATGATCAAGAAGAATTTTAAGTTGTGTTTTATATTATCTAGCTAACTAGTTCTTAGAAGTTGTGTTTTAAGAAGTTGTGTTTTATATTATCCAACTTATTAGTGACACtacaaaaaaaattacttttgacgttaatgttaatttgcttgtaattaattagattctaattatcaatattattgttaattatatatatatatatatatataactgtggCAAGATAActggtttagaatgcataacatataacaacggttttaaataggtggtcataaccaaaccgtggctatatcttgaactaatactgtgtcgtaaacgttaaaatgaaaccgtggctttaccatatagccacagtttttAAGTCATGGCAAgtacaaaccgcggccttaatcaagctacctaaaccgtggcctaaaaaagccacggttgtaaaaaaggcgtggtctataccaaaaaaccgtggactttactttaggccacggccgtatactccacagttggatttccgtggccaaaccgtggcctaagcgttacgccacggttattttgcatatagcctcggttttctgggcgtggcAGGAGGCCTTTTTTCCTGTAGTGGTTAAGTATTGTCCTCATTACAACACTATGAATGCTAAGAGATCTAAGTTTCTGAAGTTTGTAAATGATTTGAGACCTGATATCAAGAACTACGCCTGCTCAGCCAACCATTTTCGGTGGGAAGCCTTTGCCTCAGCCTCATCCCTTCGGGCATGAGCCTCCGCTCTACCCACAAGTTTGCCCGAAACAAAACTGTCTCTACCATTAGTCCTCACTGAAACAATTAAATAAggcaaaaaaatagttaaaaaaatgaaatatcgaaaaaaattatgaaatttttgctattttaaaaaaaaaaatgaactagcggaaatttaaaaatttccagtacaaatgcctcaaaaagtaccaaaaattttgaaatttcagaTAAGAAATATCGAAAATTTCCGTTAATTTCCATCAAATTTTTTGCAAAATAACCGAAAATTTTCGATTAAACATCTGGCAATCGACTCCAAATTTTTGGTATCGCCCCTAGAATTTAAAATTTTCGATAATCTCCTATAAATTTTGTGAAATGgtaaaatttttaatttagtaTTTTAGTCTTTTCATATAGTTTGGAGGGGTGCCAAGATATAACTGTAGGTTAATTTCTCTATTTGTTTGAGGTTTCTCTTGTATTGggcctgatatatatatatatatatatatatatatatatatatatatatatatatatatatatatatatatatatatatatatatatatatatatataaaagataattTCGTTAGggacctctggtgaaaaccccaaaatatccatataattcggatatgcatatccgaagtcccattttttctaaaaaaaaaatgtgACTTTGCAAATACATATCCGAAGTCACCTTTTTTTTAGAAAAGGGGACTTcacatatgcatatccgaagtaaTTTGACTTATTCAGGGAGCGCAAACAGATACCCCCCAACTATTTTCATTCTCTTCAAATACCAAATAAACCCCAAatcaaaaaaaaactcaatttttcctAACACTACATTGAATTTGAAAGGTTCCATTGAAGATTCTCAAGCATCAAAACTTCCATAGAAGCACTCATATTCATTTCAACTTCAACTAAAAGCTCAAAAAATTATGTAAGTGTTCTCTACTCAAACCTCATCCTCAAAGTTGTTATTAGGTTTGTTAGAATCTAGAACAATGTGTAGGTTGATGTTATTGTAGTTTAATGTTAGTGTTTAGATGTTAAAATTGGATTTTGGATGAGTTAGGGCAAGAAGTGGAAGCTTTGAAAAATGATTGTTCGCAGGTTATTTCACAAGTACATATCCGAAATACCCTCCAACCAGGTTCAGATATGCACTTGCGAAATCTTCCgtgattttttttacttttcaaataTGTCTCATTAATTGGATGTTAAATCATTCCCTTAACTTACCTCTTATTAACTAGTCACATTTTTCCAGGCAAATGGATGACAGCCAGGAACCGACCGATCAACTAAGACAAGGGAGGCCAAGCCAGACAGCCTCAGCTCGGTGCGAAAGAGCCGCACAAAAATGAATGACTCATGGACGGGGTCGCGTCCGCATGAAGGAAGAGCTAGCAGGATACTCCTCTGCACCGAGGAGTCGCCTGTCTCGGGCGTCTTCTTCTCGTGAGGTTACTCGGGAGGAGGAGGTACCTGAGCATGGTGAGGTACCTAAGGAGGAGGTTCACCATGAACATGACAATGTTGCTCAACAGGATGTACATGATGCACAGGAGGGGGAAACATCAGCTACCCAGGAGGGCCTTCTAATACGTCTGTCTTGATATACTATCATGATCATGccgctcgacatatttggaatggCGAGGTTGTTTTCTTATTGCACTTTTAATTTAAACTGTTTACTTACAACTATTTGGGATGGATTTAAATGGTTTATTTTAACATTGTTATATTTTTGTTGTGACAGGAACAGATGCCCATAAAATCCGTGAAGCATTCGCCGAAAATATTCGATCTCTTTAAACCGCAGGCCGAGTGGTTTAATAATGTTACTGCTGGATCCAGACTTGA
The Vicia villosa cultivar HV-30 ecotype Madison, WI linkage group LG6, Vvil1.0, whole genome shotgun sequence genome window above contains:
- the LOC131612447 gene encoding uncharacterized protein LOC131612447 isoform X2, whose translation is MHLLGEKREILQSTVDLVQNNLNLEVIYGDTDSIMIYSGLDDIAKATSIAKKVIQEALVNVCGAVVCKEECGPFVSVTLVRQGAKHNEVRKTISLTSESSELLFSDVIPGKYRLEVKHSSPESVAKEDNWCWEKSFIDVNIGAEDLEGIVFVQKGYWVNVISTDGSTVNLKIQIHPHASKQVLDELSENLQIPIVVQPPQMQSCRLETKKIVMKIWKKLMIMKM
- the LOC131612447 gene encoding uncharacterized protein LOC131612447 isoform X1, whose translation is MHLLGEKREILQSTVDLVQNNLNLEVIYGDTDSIMIYSGLDDIAKATSIAKKVIQEALVNVCGAVVCKEECGPFVSVTLVRQGAKHNEVRKTISLTSESSELLFSDVIPGKYRLEVKHSSPESVAKEDNWCWEKSFIDVNIGAEDLEGIVFVQKGYWVNVISTDGSTVNLKIQGLEVFRKKHVLVFISSLDSIEDEISLLNSIYERLQENSKESIKGFKKEDFKILWIPIKCMC